In Electrophorus electricus isolate fEleEle1 chromosome 10, fEleEle1.pri, whole genome shotgun sequence, the genomic window ATATCTGGAACCGTGTGAGCCGACCTGCTGTCTCCTCTTGTTTAGTCATTGCTGTAATAGCACTGACACATGGCTTTAGGGAGGTTCCAACAGCAACCCAGCAAATTTGTTTGCAAGCTCCTCTAAGTGCGTGTGCACACCTGAGCTTTATGACGTTGTTGCGTACTGTGCTCCctattattaatgtaaatgacTGCTTAACAAACCTCTTCCCTCCACAAAAGGTATGTGAGCGCAATTTTCCTTTCGCTGCTGTTCTCCTTGCCTACGTCACATTTATAACAGTTTGAGGCATTCACACAGTTGAGATCTTTTCGGCAATACATACAGGATACATGGAGCTTAAAACGAAACACGTATGTGCACAGCCTTACAGAAATCTGCATTCATGGCCAACATCCTTTAGTTTATGCAAAATGTCCTTGTCACACCCCTGCATTTGAACACTGAAGAAAGGGTTGGCTCAGAATCCATACAAAGTGCCATTGATCATTAAGGAGTTCATCTCGGGTGGAGAAGGTGGATGATTGTCATACATATCTCATGTTTTTGTCCCTCTGGGCTGGGCTGTTCTGCCCAATCAAGATGGCTTTTAAGGACAAGTTTCCAAACCACTTCCTTGGGATATATAGGTTGAAGGGGAAGAAATAATCATTATTGGTTATATTGTACTCCACACAGAATCTGAGAATATGTTTTCAGTGATTTTTATCGATATCCCAACAAGCCTAATTTCAACAGAGCAGTCCTCATAAATTATGTCCATGAACACATCTGGCAGAAGATGAGATGAAGAGTTTATAGTGTATGACAAAGGCAATAATCCTATGGTTTTCCTAATGGCAATGTAATCCAAGGTTTCTTCAATCTCTGGGCAGATTCTTTCTtatttgttaaaacattttaatagtgGTGATAGTTTTTGGAATAACAGCAAATTCTTGTTTCACAGATTGTTATATAGATCATATAATGTTTGTTGGACGACTTCTTACCTCTAACCCATTGTACCCACTGTGAGCATTATagagagtttgttttttgttttttgtctcacAGGACTGACAAAGTCCTAAGTGGAGTAAGAAATCTCTGGTCTGAAGGATGTTCTAGAGTAAACACATGGCACACACTCGGTCAGCAGTTTTTGtcccccttttttttgttttttttttggtttgtttgttttttttttttttcttttttgttttgatgaatGTTCCATTGGACATTACTCAAACATATGGCTCTATTGTGGCATTAAATGTCATGATTTTTAAATATCCCAGTAAAAACATGACACAGTGACATTAATTTCTGCTTCCTCACCAGGTTACTGAGTCTCTTCATGTATGatattcatttgtttacatcAATGTTTAATGAGGTGGCTATCATGCAGAATTATTATACTGCAATTATGGCTGAAAttttacaaagagaaaaaaacagcaattttTAAGCGTCAAACCTTCAAGACCGTTGTCTTCTCTCTGTATTTACAGCTTCTATTCAGCCTGTGGTTGCCTCCACTCGTCCATCTGTTATTCTCTGTTTCATCTCCTTGCTGTCTGTACCTCTTTCCTTcatctgctctctgtctctgcgtACTCtgctcctttcctctcttcctaCCATCCTCCCACTCCTTTTACACTCCTCTTTCATTGCTTCACTCCCTTTTCTGCCCActgcctttctttttctccctggAATCCTCCAATCATCTTCCCACTCCTCATACCCTCAAGCTTCACTGCatctttccttcttcttcttcttcttcttcttcttcttcttcttattttgcttaactctctctctctctctcttccccccccctcgACCCCCTCCGACCTCACACAGTCACTTCGTTCTTGCTCCCTGTCCTAACCCCCTGGTTTCCAGCCACTCCAACCCCACtaccccctcccccgcccccagGGATAAAGTGTAGCTGCTCGATGGTGTTTTGCCTCTTGGTCGCAAACGCTAGCCTCCTGGCAGTGTGTCCGCCTAGCGTTCCTGTTCCCATGACGACCCCTGTTCCCTGCATTTCACTCCACCCCGCGCCTCCAACGCCGCTGCCCGCCACGTGGCTTGGCATGGTGGTCGTGTTTCGCTCCTGCTCCCGGCCTGAGGTCGGGTGCGAGTTCATCTTGATCATGTGGTGACGGTCGAGTGAAGGGGTGGCGCAGACATTCTGTTGCGACTGAGCCTTCTGGTGGCCCATGCGAGGTAAGGTGGGCACCGTGCCCCCACCCCCTGTGTATTCGCCCATACCACCTATGCCACTACCACCTCCTCCATACTCAACTCCGGCCACCTCCTCCTCTAGGTGATCCGGTGACATCAGCAACCTCTCCTTAGACTTGCGTAGTGTGTTCTGGGTATTGGAGTTTTTTGCTGCTGCAGCATTCATGGCTTTGTAGTACTGATGCTGCTGGTTCTTTGGGATCCTGGACAGTGTGTTACCATCTCCGAGAGCAAGGAGCTGGTCTGTGGACTTGACTCGGCGAGGTGGCTTGGAAAGTGTGTCATAGTTCTGATTCGATTTCTGTTTCGATTCTGGTGGCTCAAGAGGATAGGGGTTGGGAGTGTGGCTGGGGGCAGACTGCGGGTGGGGTATCCGTGGTCGGGTGGCATGGGTGGGGAGCGTGCCTCGTCCTCCCAGGGTGTAGTCACCTCCCCAAGGCAAGTGGTGCTGAGAGGAGTGGAAGGACGGAGGGGCATTGTTGGGTCTCCGTTTAGTAGTGCAGTAACCGGAATATTCCTCCAGACCTCCTTTCTCTGTTGGGTAGGAGGAAGAGCATAGAATTGAAGTCGAGTTATCTTATAGACAGATTATCAGAAAGGGATATTATACTTCTGACAAAATTTGTTGGTTGAATGTTAACTATTACATGTTAAAATATTGTGTTAACATGATATTCAAATGAATATCAGACTAAAATACCTGCAAAGAatgcttgtttttttagatttatttttatgatatACAATAAAGGCCTTTTGTCTTATtctctttgttattttttgctTATATATTTCTAAATCACTCTGCCAGCTGGCTAATTTCCTCTGTTTTCTGTACAAGTACTTGggtaaatatattacaaaatcttttttcttaTACCCTTTGAGTATATTAGATGTTACTCCTAGTTAACTGCTCCTCTTTCTAGACATGTAGTCACCTACTGTAACCATGGAGAAACAGCTGCAGTGGCTGGTATCTATTAGTGATAGTCACAATACCAGACAGTTCAAAACATGAACGTGACAGACAGAATGAGCAAATCGAAACTATAAGCTTCAGACCCATGTTTGTCCCAAGCACTGCAAGGACAAGCAGCAATGCTTTCTTCTCAAACAGCCACCTTGTTAGACTAAATTAACAATccctttattaaaatgaaacagtcGTGGATATTGATGGGAATTTTGTTTGTGAAGTAGCCCATATAAAACTACTGAAATGTTCCCTAGCTAAGGAAGCGATATAGGAAATCGTCAGTGCTGAAGTATCGACTTCCTCAGCACACGGCATAATCACCAGTGTTACATTAACAGAGCACAGCGAAAGGCATATTACTACACATTGCACGTTGGAGACCAGTTtaacactgtaggtgttacTTTAACGCTAGCAATCTCACTGCGAGTGATGAAAGACCATCTGTCGGCTTCAGCTGAGGTACAGATACTTCGGGTTAAAGCAATATTCATATAGAAGCTTAAAAGCAATCACAAATAGACACCTCAGCTGCATATGCCTGAAAACACAGTGTTATCCTTTAATGACTATACCTGCCTGAATTTGTTGCCCTCCAAATGTCCcagtctatctctctctctctctctctctctctctctctctctctctcgctctcactcccacccccccaccccaccccccttcacATTCAGGCAGGTTGCTGTCTAGCAGAGAGAAGCGTGAAAGACAAACACCTATGTGCTAGAATGAGGTTGCCCCCCACGTTGACTCTGCCCTCATTACCATGACCTTCACAGTCATTTGGAGTCCCCTGTCATTCTTGTGTAACATTCCCGCTGCCTTAAATGGAACCCCATTTGCAcggatatttttttttccagcaaatCACCAGGGATTATGTTAGCCTATCCTGCCTCTGACTTTCCCCCCAGTGACATTTGCCCCCAGTAAGATGCAGCTGCCACTGTGCTCTTTCACCTTTTACCTCAAGCAGGAGATGTGCGGGTCAATGGCGAGGGCTGTGAGCGACCTTTGCTGTGAACCTGTATCCTTTTAGAAACAGAGAACGTCCTATCTGGCCACGAGTGTAGTGAGGATGCTTCTTTAGACTCACCCAGGCGCTTGAGGGAACAGTATCTGTTGATCTCGGGCTTCATAGCGGCCTCATACGAGGGCGGGAGATGAGCCAGGTTGTGCAGCGATTGATGGAATGAGGGCTGTGCTTTCATGGCGTTAGTGTGCTTACTGGGTTTCAGTGTCCCACCACTGGTCATCTGCATGTTATTCATACGTGGGACACGTTCTGTTGACAaaaatgtgcatgcatataaTCACAGgcaaatacacactcatacatatatattttgacAAATAGTTAAAATATAGGCTATAATAGCTTTATTGTCTGTGTAAGAATTAAAtttgttaatataataatatacattataataatatacattcatatttaaacagacattttaaatgaacagtttTCGGTAGGATTAGCATATAGATAGAAAGATGTTTGTTGCacaactatttttaaaaaaaagaattgggCTGAGATTCCTTACCGATGGTGGCAGTGTGTTTGGGACTGGAACCTGAAGTGTGAATGAAGTTGTGCTGCAGATTTCCCACTGGGAACAGAACAAAACGTGATATCTGTGTGAAGCAGGGTGCATGTGGGACAAGAAAACCTTAGGCGTTTTCCCCACAGCAGAAGCATGCTGCAGTGAATGTGTGGGCTCTGCTGACCTGTCAGCAATTGTACAAACTGtattgtgtttctttctttttttttctagtcaCCGAAGAAAAGAATCCTGAGTGGTTTCTTTAAATGAATACTCCAGTGTTTTTCAACCAAATCGTTATCTCAGACCACATATTTTTGTAGAATACTTTCATGAATTCCTCAGTCAAATATCTTTGTAAATTAGgctgtacatatatataatttattctttCAGATATGGAACTACTTTTCCAGAGGGAAGAATCTGAGGTACGCCAGAGGTTGTGAATATACCGTTCCATACAGATATTCCTCAGTCTTAAGCAACAGTTGAGTACAatggtgtatgagtgtatgaagGCTGAACAAAAATACAATGGTGTCTCATGTCTGTCTCATGTCTGTCTCATCGTACACATTGTATAAAGGTGAATTTGCCTTATACAATGATGcaaattaatacattattaatttatataatatattgtacattttaaacatttattgacagAATTCAACAACTGCCCTTGGGTtcccattaaaaatgtatttggaagCAACAAATTTTACAAACAGGGAACTGTGTCAAATGATTATTCTTTGTAATcaaaacatgcatgtacatgatTCTTTTGCAAGACGCTGCAGTTTCCCTTATGTCTGCTGGGGTTTCCACTTACGTCTGTTGTCTTTGCTCTGCAGGGTAGGGTAAAGGTTTTTGGGAGGTCGGCTGAGAGtactctcccctcctccagtGCCCAGGGCTACActgttgtttctctctccttgctGAACTGGGCTGGACTGATGGCGCAGCATGTCCACCAGGGCCCTGCCAGCACCGAGAGGTCATCAAAAGGAGACATCAGTAACCAGAGGCTGAGGGTCAGCAAAGGCAACATCCAGAATCAAACACTGAAAGCAGAGCTGCTTCCCCTCACCTTGGCATGTTGAGCTCCCGGTTACGCGGCTGCCGTGAGGCCTTGTGAAATGCCACCTTAATAGCCACCGCCACGGCGACGGTGAATGAGATCACGCCGCCAATGACATACACGGTGTTGTTGCTCTGCTCGATGCGGCTGAGGTCGGGGTCAGGGAGGTGGTGGGGAGGCTTGGTGCCAGGCGGGGCCGTGTTGGCCCACACGGGCGAGTGGTAGTTGTGGCAGATGTTTTGATCGAGACGCTGCGAGCGATCTGGGCAGCAGAAGCGGTAGTGACAGGTCCCGCAGCAGTAGATGAAGTCGTCCTTGGAGCAGTTGAAGGTGAGGTCATATTGGCCCATGACGTCATAGTATCCGCGACACACATCCACCTCTACCAGCCGccgagggggcggggccaccTGTGCCGCGCCAAGTGGAGGCTTCAGGGCATCGGCCGTCGCGTTCTTCGACAACATGACCTGAGCCTGTGGCCTTGGCGGCATCTCCGCGACAGGGGGCGGCGTCTTTGGCCGACCTGTCGCAGCTTTCCCTCGTGTGTTTGCCCCACCCCTGGACAGGGGTGGCAACAACCCCCAGCTACTAGGCCTGGGACTGACAGTAGGACTGACCGTGGGTCTGCTGAAGGTGTTCCTGGGTCTCGAGGGATCTGGGACACTGGCCGAGGATACGTTGAGCGGAGCAGCGATtagcaggaagaggagggtgacaCGCACTCGAGCTCCCAAGGTGGGCAACATTTTTATGTGACTAACAAGGCTATTTTCTCTTGCTGACTCAACGCACTGCACCATTGCAGAATCCTCCTTTACAACCTCCTTAACGCTGCATGAAAAGCATTTAAATTGCGGGTGTCCGACGTATTTTTAAGTCCGTATCAAAACAgtccataaataaatgaagaagtCCTTATATGTCTGTAAGAAAAAGGAGCAATTCATGCAAAGTTCTGGGATGGAATCGGGGGATGGAGATTACAGTGCCGTTTCGGGCTCAAGGCAAACTCGTTTCTCCAaaagagcagaggaaacacCCTAATGCTTTGGGAAAACAATCAAAACTCCAGCAAGTTCATCTCATTCCTTTAGTATGCTGGAGATGGTCATGAAGTAATACTCTTTGAGGTGAAGTGAGctggttttttttatcttcataaAACACTCACTGTTCTCCTTTCCTCAGAGGTTTAGGGCAAAATAAGCTAAAGCAAGTTTGTATCTCAATGGTAAAATGGCTTTCCTAATTATAAATGTGTTCCATCAAACATCAGTTGAGGCAGAGTTATGATATCTGATCTATGAAGGCTTTTAGCTGACAAATCCAAGTGTTTTTGTTAAGCACATAGGTTTTTAAGTAAGTATATTCTCCTGTTTTTGGCACTTATTATGAGGAATTATTCACTTAAGAGCAAAGGTCAACTGTAAACAccataaaatgtaaactaatgttctttttttttacagtcttcTGTATGATTTCAATGCAACATGATCTGGGCACTCTATATATTCAACAGTGGCACTTAAGTCTTTAGGAATTTCCCTGACCAGTAATACTACCTGAATGCTGTTTGCTTTGAGTCATTTATAAGTGTTTAATAATCAACTGTATTATTGATTTAACCATAATAATCTAAGACTGTTTTCTCAGGACTGTGGCTCTAATCTATGTTGATGTCTTTAGAGGACTAGTTATGATGGTGCAGTCTTTGGAATGGTTGAGGTCAGTGTGATGGGGAATCATTTTGACTGCACAGCACTTTTGAGGCTTTTGAGTGTTGCACGGTTAAGAGAGATCTAGTCTCATTTTTACAAATGTGCGCTTATCAAGCTTACCAACAGTGTGGATGATATATAAGGTGTGAATTATATTACCTTTATGATAAAATAAgtcaaaatttaaataatttgcacTTAATGCTTAAAAAGTCTTTACTTATGTATTGCACAAATATGTGCCATTGAAATGGGATGCTAGGTAGTGTGCATTCATCACTTGTTTTACCGGTTTAGTTTGGCCACGATCTTGGCCCTGGAAAAATAGAAGAAGGAGAACAAAAGACCAGTAAAATATAGACTCTCACCGCGGACCAGTCTGAGCAACGTGACTGTGCTTAAAAACAGCACTCAGGTTCGGATGCATCCAGAGGTTCTGTTCTGCCTTAAGAAGCGTCTGCCTTGTTCAGTCAGGCCTTCTGAAAGTagcgtgtgcatgcaggtgttgAAAATGACGTCAAAATCGCAGGCTTGTTTCACTTCACTCTTCGCACACTGCTCTCAATTAGCTTTGGAATCCGACAATCCTTATCGCTGGCACCGCGTTCGGAGGGAGGCACGACGAGctgaaatgtataataaatcAGCACATTACACACGGCCTaggcacacacaacacacacacacacgcttgcatgcacgcacacacgcacacacacacacacacacacacatacacacacgcacgcacgcatgcatgcacgcacgcacacacacacacacacgtatgcagacCTTCCTAAGCTCTGTTGACGAAAGACCACAGATCGTGTCTTGAAGCTGTCCATACACTTTATCTACATACTAAGGGTCAGACACCATGTAATGCACAGCTGTAACAAAATATTGGCCATATTAAATACTAATTAATCGATACAGCAGGAAAAGTCCCAACTACATTCACgaggagaaaaacaacaatctTTGTGAAAAGCTTTCTGAGCATTTCAAAACTCATTAAGAATAATCACTGTTCAGATGATCATCGTGAAGACCATATCAAAAACATTGCAGGGGTAAATTCCAGCATAATgggcagggagaaggagaaatggtGCATAATAGTGGTGGTGCATGGCGCAGGGACGAGTAATGGTGGTTTGTTTAATGTGTTACTATGTGCCAGTGTGACTCAGAGGCATTGAGAGGGTCTGAATGGTAGCGATGATCTGAACAAACAGTGATCAATTCCTTTCATAAGGCACatgatgagggagggagagagagagcgagagagagagagagagagagagagagagagcgcgctcGGTCGCTTGCGGGTGCGCATTATTATATGTGTCGGTATGTTTATGCGCCaagcgtgtgcatgcatgataGAGGGGAAGAGATAGAGTTTAGTTATTCTGCTACTCCTGAAGTATCTAATCTGTATCtgatttttatgcatttgaGGGGCTTGTGAAAATCAGTGAGATATAAAATGACAGAGGAAtgtaaaacaggaagagagtgtgtaagtgagcacacacatgagagagagatacagagacatagaaagagaggaggaggaggagggagagataaATGCAGGGTAGGGATTTAAATGagtgcagagaggagcaggaacAAACAGAGCCAGAGGTATGGCAGAGAAGCTCTctgtgtggtggtgatgattgtgtgtgtgtgtgtgtgtgtgtgtgtgtgtgtgtgtgtgtgtgtgtgtgtgggagttcAGTGAGTGGGTGGCAGAGAAAGGAGAGCTTTCTGTGACACCacttaccagcacacacatacacacatagcaTACAGCACAATATGTACCACATGCAGCATGTACAGAATACAGTACAACCAGAAAACATGAGACAAGCAACATACCTTCACGGCAGAACATTTACAATGCCACATACTGCACACCAGCATACAGAAAGCCAGGAAGaatacatgcacaaatgcacaggaAGAATTGCAAATATCAGCACACAACCATAAAATTattctatacatacacacatagcaCAGTGGGTATGCAAATAGGTTCACAACATTTGGCTACCACAGAATGAGGAATGCATGttcccactcactcactcacacacacacacacacacacacacacacacacacacacacacacacacacacacacaatgattttgttttattacctctgtatgtattaattaattaattagttgaATTATGTCACCGTTTAATTAAACCCTGCCTACTAGTCTCAATCACCCAATTTAGGACAAGACATTAAGTTCACCTTTTCATTTTGCtctatattcattatatttattaattccTGCTACTCTACTCACAAACTATATGTATTactgtgatggaaaatgttacgaaactatgtattatgtgattcatataaaatcacactgatccTTTTGTTCTTAAATTAATAGTGCTGTTTGCACGTTTGTATCCgcctgttgctgattaagttgaacatgtatcaggaactgttaacatcaaggtcaacttgacacacaacccacactgtttggagtcagtttgggttggtttgtggGGAAAAACCAAgccgagagctgattggcttatagccacagcaacaaaggaaagaagagctgcttaagaaaagatgattggttaaagacagcacaagagtagtataactagccaCGCTTTTGTATACTTGGGGCTACCTACCTGAGGCgagccaaacatttattttattctttttcttattaaattactctcttaatcacgtctgacttgctgtttgttcaaaattccacaacagaaattggcgtagtcggcaggatcagcgagaggcaccacgcggagcagcggtgactgaacttcgaggacgctcctcagagagaaaactgagctggagaaagagggaaacccacaagaatacgggaatgtacctaaccagggagtgacgtccCGTTAGACTCCGGTGGTGTGCTCCGCCTGAGCCAACGAACAGAAAGTAAGTGGTGGAATTACAGTAATTTAATCCTTAGAGAAGTCTGATACATAGAGCTCCGCCAGAGTTTGCCCTGGGGTGGGCCTGTAAAGCAGCGTAGTATAAGAGATACTAGCGCTCAGATAGAGTCTAGAGGACTCCGTCAGCCTAAGAGAGTTAGGCACATTGCGTAGACGTACGAGTGTTAAAGAATAGACCCGGGTCGACAGGACGCCCCATAGGAAGAGGTGAAAACTCTGTTAACCAGCACGGATTGCTGGAGCGgaactaaattaaaatattagtaCCCTCTTTAcccttataaaaaaaaaaaagggagagagaaaaaaaacgaCACGACAATGGGTAAAGGACAGAGTAGGGAATATGAATTTAGCAAAGACAAGTTTTCTAGTAGCCCGTTCTTCCAAATGAGTAAAGACTATAgggaacatgtaaataaacatgtccCGTTTTGGATTAAATACTATGGGTTCAATGTATCGGGGACTTTGAGTGTtgcatatttacttaaattgaCTGAAAGAGTTAAGGTTAAACCAAGGGAGGCTGATAAGAAAGTGCGGAAATATTTTGACAAGAACAGTGAAGATATgttggaaaaggcaaaaatgtggttagaggAAGCTGAAAAAAGACAAGCAGCAGGTAGGTCATAGAaaaggtaataatgaagtgtctcagtgtgtttccttagctgatcctgacctccATGCCGCCCCGCCGAGAGCCCCCAGCTGATTCAACAACCACAAGCGTCAGGAAACCCACCTCCTTATCCCGAACCAGGGACTTCATCGCTAACAtcaaagccgtctccatatgaCGAACCAAGACGgcaactggaggcaataacctcaccagtggcttATCACACTCAAAGTCACGCCACTATAAAgccatctgcagagcctgagACAGGCTATGCCCCGCAGTTCCCAATGGTGGAGGTATCTGGACCTGAGGGAGTGATTATGGTCCACTGTCACTGGACTGCAGAcctgagcaagccaggtgacATCGGCGGACGACACTTCGGacaagaactgatggcattcgtgcagtcctgcagaccaactcAGGCTGAATTGAGACGGTTGCTGATGATTTGACTCGGACCGCAGTATAACCGCATTGACAGAGGCTGGGTGAATGGAGATGTCCGTCTCCATctgcctgagtggaatgcaCCGCCCCAAGGCCAACCTGACCTAAACGGcccatacagagagatgataagagGACTCATCGAAAGAGTGGAAGCAGCATACCCAACAACTGTTAACACTGATGTGATAGCAGCATGCAAGCAAAGAGATGATGAGCCCGTCGCTGATTTCCTCGTTCGTTTGACACACGTCCATACTGATCACTGTGGAATTGACGCGCCAGCACAACGTGCAGCGGGCCCCGGAGAAGTGGGGGCATGGGAAGCTCAtctgagaaacagcttcctTATGAACATGAGAAAGGACATTAGTGATCTTATCAGAAAAAACTGCATCGGCTACAGTAGAGCCCCTTTGTCGACTATTGAAGAACACGCCAAGCATCATGAAACCATCCTGGGTAAGAAGGACACTAGACGGGAGTGCCAGCGCCCCGACGCCACTCATCAGGCGATGCTGACCATGCTCCAGACAGTaggggacagaggaagaggtcgCGGACGCGgacgagggagaggaagaggccgAGGAAAGGGACTTGAAGGGAAAGAGTGCTACAATTGTGGGaagtacaaatacaaatgacaaatacaaatgacaatTACAAattttatgagagtgtgtgtgtgtatgtgtgtgtggaacatttttaaatgtatatttaaaggGTCACTATACTTCATAGTTTTGATCACaaatcatatttgtttttacagaatgttgttctttttaaataattcccATTAGTTGAAATACATGGGCATTTGGATATGCACATACCTACACAAACAAATCACCCACATCTGTGCATATCCTGCTTATCCATCATTTCACTTAACCGATCAGTGTTTTGCCTGCTTGTGCCTGTAGTTTAACAACATAATCTGGGATTCTTCTTTGAGAAGTAagatattttacatattaataaaatagCATGTTCAAGAGAACACGTTCCACAACTTTATGACTTGACTGTTTTATGTTAGACAACAATCCTTGGTGGTGGTTGTAGTTAGAATTAAGACTGAATAATTTCGACTCTTATTTCCTTTAAAAATTCTCATTCTtataaaattgcatttaaataCTTCATGAAGATCAGCTTCTTATACTATGTAGCATTgcaaattgtttgtgttttttttggccaCTGTAATTCACAGTTATTGTAGAAGCTACATGGTAATgataaacatttacaattataCCCACCTGCTGGGAACCCTGAGTGCTACAGGTCATTCTGTGACCCGGCAATGAAGGGGGCGTGTGCAGTATTCTAACACTCCCAAAGGGACGTGTGAGATGTGCTGCTTATCTAAACAGGGAGGTCAGCATTCTAACACTCCAGGAGGGACGTGTCAGATGTGCTGTCTATCTGCTGACTGAGTCTGCTGAACCACTGTGATGAGACTTAACGCAGCTGGATTGGCAGAAGCACTTGGGTGCTGATATGAAATTTGTCCAAATTCAAAGAAATCTATTCCATGCTAGAAACAGTACGCAACCTGGTTTCTTGATGAATTTACCATGTGTAAGAGGTGCAGCAGATAATATATTTGGCTGGTGAATACTAAAGGAATTAATTAGAGGAGGGACAGTGTAGGCAATAATATCTAAGAAATCAGTAACTTCCCATTTTCATGTAGGGATGGTGCTAGTCTGCGTAGGCCATTTTAACACCTTATAATATATGTGGAACAGTACGTCCCTCTCTGTAAACTGGATTAGGCCTTCTTAAGCGTAGTGCCCGATCATCAAGAGATTGTGGGCGATTAGAGAGAGACGCGCCACGTCTCCAGTTGACGAGTTCCCAGAACACTCGGCCTGTTGAGTTCACCAAG contains:
- the LOC113570699 gene encoding protein shisa-7 — encoded protein: MVQCVESARENSLVSHIKMLPTLGARVRVTLLFLLIAAPLNVSSASVPDPSRPRNTFSRPTVSPTVSPRPSSWGLLPPLSRGGANTRGKAATGRPKTPPPVAEMPPRPQAQVMLSKNATADALKPPLGAAQVAPPPRRLVEVDVCRGYYDVMGQYDLTFNCSKDDFIYCCGTCHYRFCCPDRSQRLDQNICHNYHSPVWANTAPPGTKPPHHLPDPDLSRIEQSNNTVYVIGGVISFTVAVAVAIKVAFHKASRQPRNRELNMPRALVDMLRHQSSPVQQGERNNSVALGTGGGESTLSRPPKNLYPTLQSKDNRLGNLQHNFIHTSGSSPKHTATIERVPRMNNMQMTSGGTLKPSKHTNAMKAQPSFHQSLHNLAHLPPSYEAAMKPEINRYCSLKRLEKGGLEEYSGYCTTKRRPNNAPPSFHSSQHHLPWGGDYTLGGRGTLPTHATRPRIPHPQSAPSHTPNPYPLEPPESKQKSNQNYDTLSKPPRRVKSTDQLLALGDGNTLSRIPKNQQHQYYKAMNAAAAKNSNTQNTLRKSKERLLMSPDHLEEEVAGVEYGGGGSGIGGMGEYTGGGGTVPTLPRMGHQKAQSQQNVCATPSLDRHHMIKMNSHPTSGREQERNTTTMPSHVAGSGVGGAGWSEMQGTGVVMGTGTLGGHTARRLAFATKRQNTIEQLHFIPGGGGGGSGVGVAGNQGVRTGSKNEVTV